The Halomicronema hongdechloris C2206 genome includes a window with the following:
- a CDS encoding Crp/Fnr family transcriptional regulator, protein MQPDTFSELFSLFNAANPETIEWLLSVATEHEYPAERAVLMEDAWGNAVYFIESGWVRVRRHANEDVVTLAVLGQGDFFGEMAILDESPRSTDVVAMTAVKLLSVSAQRFIQTLFKDPQLHHRMLQLMVQRLRQTNFRFQLRHQPPAVKLANTLATLQEAYGHPTEAGIEILNIPSKDLADVTDISADDASKIMEKLLTKGWLQVDPDRNTITIINTKQLAHLAGHT, encoded by the coding sequence ATGCAGCCTGACACCTTTAGCGAGCTGTTCTCCCTATTTAACGCAGCCAATCCTGAAACCATTGAATGGCTGCTTTCTGTCGCCACTGAACACGAGTACCCTGCAGAGCGAGCTGTCTTGATGGAGGACGCTTGGGGGAACGCTGTCTACTTCATCGAATCCGGCTGGGTGCGAGTCCGTCGCCATGCCAACGAAGACGTCGTCACACTAGCTGTGCTGGGGCAAGGCGATTTCTTTGGTGAAATGGCCATTTTAGATGAATCTCCCCGCTCCACCGACGTCGTCGCCATGACGGCCGTTAAATTACTCAGCGTCTCTGCTCAACGGTTTATTCAAACTCTATTTAAAGATCCCCAGTTGCATCACCGGATGCTGCAACTCATGGTACAGCGACTGCGGCAGACTAATTTCCGTTTCCAGTTACGTCACCAGCCTCCTGCTGTGAAGTTAGCTAACACCCTGGCTACCCTACAAGAAGCCTACGGTCACCCCACCGAAGCCGGGATCGAAATCCTGAATATTCCCTCAAAAGATCTTGCGGATGTCACAGATATCTCTGCCGATGACGCCAGCAAGATCATGGAAAAACTGCTCACCAAAGGATGGCTGCAAGTCGATCCCGATCGAAATACCATCACCATTATTAATACGAAGCAGCTAGCTCACTTAGCCGGCCATACCTGA
- a CDS encoding DUF1257 domain-containing protein — protein sequence MSHFSTLRTKITDAEILKTSLCDLGVSVKTDADVRGYNGQRVRADIVAVLDGEYDLGWSRNADGSFDLIADLWGVAKKHNQTELINSINQKYAVNKTLAEVKRPGLQNANVKLVLQ from the coding sequence ATGTCTCACTTCAGCACCCTACGCACCAAGATCACTGATGCCGAAATCCTCAAGACATCCTTGTGTGATCTTGGCGTCTCCGTTAAGACGGATGCTGACGTTCGCGGCTACAACGGTCAGCGTGTTCGGGCTGACATCGTCGCCGTTCTAGACGGTGAATACGATCTGGGCTGGTCTCGCAATGCCGATGGCTCCTTCGATTTGATTGCGGATCTCTGGGGCGTCGCCAAGAAGCACAATCAGACTGAGCTGATCAACTCCATCAACCAGAAGTATGCCGTGAACAAGACGCTGGCTGAGGTTAAGCGCCCTGGCCTGCAGAATGCCAACGTTAAACTGGTGCTTCAGTAA
- the leuA gene encoding 2-isopropylmalate synthase, whose amino-acid sequence MLRQPETKYRPVVPVALPDRTWPNQVITHPPIWLSTDLRDGNQALIEPMSVERKLRIFELLVAIGFKEIEVAFPAASQTDFEFVRKLIEEERIPEDVTIQVLTQAREDLIRRTFEALQGAARAIVHVYNATSPLFRRVVFQRERQRTIELAVTAARLMRSLAAAHPETEWRFQYSPETFTATELDFARDICNAVLTVWQPTLERKAIINLPATVEVATPNIFADQVEWMHRHLAYREQVVLSVHNHNDRGSGIGAAELAQMAGADRVEGCLFGNGERTGNVDLVTLALNLYTQGIHPGLDFSRINEVARTVEECTQLPIHPRHPYVGDLVFTAFSGSHQDAIRKGLAAQQPGTPWEVPYLPLDPTDVGRTYESVVRVNSQSGKGGIAFLLEQDYQLSLPRRLQIEFSRVVQQAMDEQGREMTSADLWQLFEQEYLQATAPFKYVLHHWRDDVVQPSMMAAVELEDSPITIEGNGNGPIDAFVHALNLGVRVHHYEERSLSQGSEADAIACVEIATDWLTSPVHGVGIHSSIVTASLLAVLSAVNRGLGRLPSEQRQQLLAQAYS is encoded by the coding sequence ATGTTACGTCAACCTGAAACCAAATATCGTCCTGTCGTACCAGTGGCCTTACCAGACCGTACCTGGCCTAATCAGGTGATTACTCATCCGCCTATCTGGCTTAGCACTGATCTACGCGATGGCAATCAGGCCCTAATTGAGCCTATGTCAGTGGAGCGTAAGTTACGGATATTTGAGCTCCTAGTAGCTATTGGCTTTAAGGAGATTGAAGTAGCGTTTCCAGCGGCCTCTCAAACGGATTTTGAATTTGTTCGCAAGCTGATCGAAGAGGAGCGGATTCCAGAGGATGTCACGATTCAGGTGTTGACCCAGGCTCGAGAAGATCTGATTCGGCGCACCTTTGAGGCATTGCAGGGAGCAGCACGGGCCATCGTCCATGTCTACAATGCCACATCACCATTGTTTCGGCGGGTAGTGTTTCAACGGGAGCGGCAACGCACAATTGAGTTAGCCGTGACGGCAGCTCGACTAATGCGCTCTTTGGCAGCAGCACACCCAGAGACGGAGTGGCGCTTCCAGTATTCACCGGAGACGTTTACGGCGACGGAGTTGGACTTTGCCCGGGACATTTGTAATGCCGTGTTAACGGTATGGCAACCAACCCTAGAGCGTAAGGCGATTATTAATCTGCCGGCTACGGTGGAAGTGGCGACTCCCAATATCTTTGCCGATCAGGTGGAATGGATGCATCGACACTTAGCCTACCGTGAACAGGTGGTGTTGAGTGTGCATAACCACAATGATCGGGGCAGTGGTATTGGTGCTGCAGAATTGGCCCAAATGGCTGGAGCTGACCGGGTGGAGGGTTGTCTGTTTGGCAATGGAGAACGCACTGGCAATGTGGATCTGGTCACCCTGGCCTTAAATCTCTATACTCAGGGAATTCATCCAGGATTGGATTTCTCCCGGATTAATGAGGTGGCTCGCACGGTAGAAGAGTGCACTCAGTTGCCGATTCATCCGCGACATCCCTATGTGGGGGATTTGGTCTTTACGGCGTTTTCAGGGTCGCATCAGGATGCCATTCGCAAGGGCTTAGCGGCTCAGCAGCCGGGAACTCCTTGGGAGGTGCCTTATTTACCGCTTGATCCGACTGATGTAGGCCGTACCTATGAGTCGGTGGTGCGGGTTAATAGCCAATCGGGCAAGGGGGGAATTGCGTTTCTGCTAGAGCAAGATTATCAATTGAGTCTGCCGCGCCGATTACAGATTGAGTTTAGCCGAGTAGTGCAGCAGGCAATGGATGAGCAGGGGCGCGAGATGACGTCGGCAGATCTCTGGCAGCTATTTGAGCAAGAATATCTGCAGGCAACCGCTCCTTTCAAATATGTGTTGCATCATTGGCGCGATGATGTCGTGCAACCGTCGATGATGGCAGCGGTGGAGTTGGAAGACTCTCCGATCACCATCGAAGGGAATGGTAATGGCCCTATTGATGCTTTTGTCCATGCGTTGAATCTAGGGGTGCGAGTGCATCACTATGAGGAGCGCTCTTTGAGTCAAGGGAGTGAGGCCGATGCGATCGCATGTGTCGAAATCGCCACCGACTGGTTAACGTCGCCAGTCCATGGGGTTGGCATTCACAGTAGTATTGTCACCGCCTCGCTCTTAGCGGTGCTGAGTGCAGTCAATCGAGGATTAGGTCGCCTACCATCAGAGCAGCGTCAGCAGTTACTAGCTCAAGCCTATTCCTGA
- a CDS encoding mechanosensitive ion channel family protein, with amino-acid sequence MQRKPSPWTTWQRYLWLAIVTILLVFTSHPSWLQAQEAESTPVAPSLPLLHSLEDLTPSDVPALLAGEERDVVSAPVRLDGRTLFFVAAPVIDPNDRPNDILSADQRAQEIEERLRELARRQLTAQTLDVTWELESSSNQPIIYVNGDFLFTVTALDAQLQGMNNLEIRANELTRVIQRALLRYVQQRQPAFLWRQSKIAAAILLALAVTSYLLTRFQAALKSRKQALANKETIEFDNDHLATALRQQMVNRERRGILDLQRGLLRLGQIALWLGGGFILLGLFPYTRWLQHVILNGLKLPFRLTLLSLIVYWLIRLSNLWVDRLFITLQEGSRLAPEPSERLALRFSTFSQVAKSIVDFIILTIGLLMGLTLLGFQVGPLITGAGIVGLAISLASQNLIRDIINGFLILLEDQYGVGDVIVVGEVAGFVETMNLRITQLRNEEGRLITIPNSQVTIVQNLSKEWSRVDLLIPVALTADLDQALLIVRQVADAMGQDESWGSLILEPPLLLGVDQLDHAGATIRLWIKTRPLKQWDVAREYRRRLKIAFEQAGIGIGVPQQVIHFRNFDGNGRVAHSDLSPSEVRSSATQNHQ; translated from the coding sequence ATGCAACGAAAACCATCACCTTGGACAACCTGGCAGCGCTACCTGTGGCTAGCGATAGTCACGATCCTCCTGGTCTTTACGAGTCATCCCTCCTGGCTGCAGGCGCAAGAGGCCGAAAGTACACCAGTAGCCCCATCGCTACCCCTACTGCATTCCCTAGAAGACTTAACACCATCGGATGTCCCCGCACTACTGGCTGGTGAAGAACGAGACGTTGTCTCAGCTCCCGTACGCCTAGATGGACGCACCCTATTCTTTGTGGCGGCTCCAGTCATCGACCCGAATGATCGCCCCAATGACATCTTATCCGCCGATCAGCGAGCCCAAGAGATCGAAGAACGATTGCGGGAACTCGCCCGTCGCCAGCTCACGGCCCAAACCCTAGACGTCACTTGGGAGCTAGAGTCCAGCAGTAACCAGCCCATCATCTATGTCAACGGCGACTTTCTCTTCACCGTGACTGCCCTAGACGCCCAACTCCAAGGGATGAACAACCTGGAAATTCGAGCCAATGAATTAACCCGGGTTATTCAACGAGCATTGCTGCGTTATGTCCAACAACGCCAGCCCGCCTTCCTGTGGCGCCAGAGCAAAATAGCGGCCGCGATCTTACTGGCCCTGGCTGTGACGAGTTATCTGCTGACGCGCTTCCAAGCAGCGCTCAAGAGTCGAAAACAAGCCCTTGCCAACAAGGAAACGATCGAGTTCGACAACGACCACCTCGCCACTGCCCTCAGACAACAAATGGTCAACCGGGAACGACGGGGTATTTTGGATCTACAACGGGGACTGTTGCGATTAGGGCAGATAGCCCTATGGCTAGGCGGCGGCTTTATTTTATTGGGCCTCTTCCCCTATACCCGGTGGCTGCAGCACGTCATCCTCAATGGCTTGAAATTGCCGTTTAGGCTAACCCTATTAAGCCTGATCGTCTATTGGCTGATTCGCCTCAGTAATCTCTGGGTTGATCGCCTTTTTATTACTTTGCAAGAGGGGTCACGATTAGCCCCTGAACCCTCCGAGCGCCTCGCTCTCCGCTTTTCTACCTTCTCTCAAGTCGCCAAGAGTATCGTAGACTTTATCATCCTGACGATTGGATTGCTCATGGGGTTAACCCTGCTTGGATTTCAAGTAGGTCCTTTAATCACAGGGGCCGGCATCGTTGGTTTAGCCATATCCCTAGCCTCTCAAAACTTAATCCGAGACATCATTAATGGGTTTTTAATTCTATTAGAAGATCAATACGGCGTTGGAGACGTCATCGTCGTCGGTGAGGTGGCAGGATTTGTCGAAACCATGAACCTGCGTATTACCCAGCTCCGCAACGAAGAAGGTCGCCTGATTACCATTCCCAATAGCCAAGTCACCATCGTACAAAACTTATCCAAGGAGTGGTCTCGCGTCGATCTCTTGATTCCAGTGGCGTTAACAGCTGATCTAGATCAGGCCCTCTTAATCGTCAGACAGGTCGCCGACGCTATGGGCCAAGATGAGTCCTGGGGGTCACTGATATTAGAACCACCATTGCTGCTAGGCGTTGACCAACTCGATCATGCTGGAGCGACCATTCGCCTCTGGATTAAAACTCGACCTCTGAAACAATGGGATGTCGCTCGGGAATATCGCCGTCGCCTTAAAATTGCCTTCGAACAAGCTGGTATTGGCATCGGCGTCCCTCAGCAGGTGATCCATTTCCGGAATTTCGATGGAAATGGGCGTGTTGCCCATTCTGACCTCTCCCCCTCAGAGGTCAGATCATCAGCGACCCAGAACCATCAGTAA
- the ribD gene encoding bifunctional diaminohydroxyphosphoribosylaminopyrimidine deaminase/5-amino-6-(5-phosphoribosylamino)uracil reductase RibD: MRRCLVLAGQMAGKTAPNPLVGAVVVREGQLVGEGAHPGAGHPHAEVFALQAAADQARRATLYVNLEPCNHYGRTPPCTEAILQAGIARVVVGMVDPDERVSGQGIERLRQAGVEVTVGVAEADCQKINEAFVHRCVYRRPFGIFKYAMTLDGKIATSTGHSQWISGLAARTEVHRLRASCDAVIVGGNTVRRDDPLLTSHGVCDRNPCRIIMSRQLNLPETAQLWDVTPAPTQVFTQADVPPERQQALMERGVEVIALPRLTPATVMATLYGRGYLSVLWECGGTLAAQAIADGSIQKIWAFVAAKVIGGQTAPGPIGDLGIDHMTQAIALKSFSWHAVGSDLLLEGYLPNTLPQK; encoded by the coding sequence ATGCGGCGCTGCTTGGTGCTAGCTGGGCAGATGGCTGGGAAAACGGCTCCGAATCCTCTGGTAGGAGCTGTGGTGGTGAGAGAGGGACAGTTGGTTGGAGAAGGGGCTCACCCCGGGGCTGGACATCCCCATGCTGAAGTATTTGCCCTGCAGGCTGCCGCTGACCAGGCTCGGCGGGCAACACTCTATGTCAACCTAGAACCGTGTAATCACTATGGTCGCACTCCTCCCTGTACAGAGGCCATTTTGCAGGCGGGGATTGCTCGTGTCGTGGTGGGCATGGTGGACCCGGATGAGCGGGTCTCAGGCCAGGGGATTGAGCGACTACGCCAGGCGGGGGTTGAGGTGACGGTCGGTGTTGCGGAGGCCGATTGTCAAAAAATCAATGAAGCATTTGTGCATCGCTGTGTGTATCGTCGGCCCTTTGGCATCTTCAAGTACGCTATGACATTAGACGGCAAGATTGCCACGTCTACTGGCCATAGCCAGTGGATTAGCGGTCTTGCGGCTCGCACTGAGGTGCATCGTCTGCGGGCAAGCTGTGATGCGGTGATTGTGGGGGGCAATACGGTGCGCCGTGATGACCCATTATTGACGAGCCATGGGGTGTGCGATCGCAACCCCTGCCGCATCATCATGAGTCGCCAATTGAATTTACCAGAGACTGCCCAACTGTGGGATGTGACCCCTGCCCCGACCCAGGTATTTACCCAGGCCGATGTTCCCCCGGAGCGCCAGCAGGCTCTCATGGAGCGCGGCGTAGAGGTCATTGCCCTGCCAAGGCTAACTCCCGCAACGGTGATGGCTACCCTATACGGGCGTGGTTACTTATCGGTGTTGTGGGAATGTGGCGGTACGTTGGCGGCCCAAGCCATTGCCGATGGCAGCATTCAGAAAATCTGGGCCTTCGTTGCGGCCAAAGTCATTGGTGGCCAAACTGCCCCGGGACCTATCGGTGATCTAGGCATAGATCACATGACTCAAGCGATTGCCCTGAAGTCTTTCAGCTGGCATGCAGTCGGTTCAGATCTCTTACTGGAAGGATACCTGCCGAATACCCTGCCGCAGAAATAA
- a CDS encoding tellurite resistance TerB family protein translates to MVHHPPPPPSISPQQMTLLRVVSAMAWSDGNLSQEEADLMVDQFSRLFAQTPQQQRTLQQELQDYLVQNIPLEELVPRLSSQEERELVLRLGYAVISSSARTPEEALINQEEEAAYQRLVGLLDLPEDVVERVEGEAKADVGQSKGLVEHLTEHLQQFLDS, encoded by the coding sequence ATGGTCCACCATCCCCCGCCCCCCCCCTCTATCTCACCTCAGCAAATGACACTCTTGCGAGTCGTCAGTGCCATGGCTTGGAGCGATGGCAATCTCTCCCAAGAAGAAGCTGACCTCATGGTGGACCAATTCAGTCGTCTGTTTGCCCAGACTCCCCAGCAGCAGAGGACATTACAGCAAGAGCTCCAAGACTATTTAGTCCAGAATATTCCTCTGGAAGAACTCGTCCCTAGACTGTCAAGTCAAGAAGAACGAGAGCTCGTACTGCGCTTAGGCTATGCCGTCATCAGCTCCAGTGCTCGAACTCCTGAGGAGGCCCTAATCAACCAGGAAGAAGAAGCCGCCTATCAACGCCTCGTGGGTCTACTCGATTTGCCCGAAGATGTCGTTGAACGCGTCGAAGGCGAAGCTAAAGCCGACGTAGGGCAGTCCAAGGGATTAGTAGAGCATCTGACCGAACACTTGCAGCAGTTCTTGGATAGCTAA
- a CDS encoding DEAD/DEAH box helicase: protein MSPSPPQLRPYQIELINDLYRTLNQGHRRVAIIAGTGAGKTVISGQICAHAEAAGKRLMFLVHLDVLVGQTYEKMKAFGLHCGFIKAGWEEDRNAPIQIASVQTMAQRKWWRTWPADVVFYDEGHTTLFSRIGKSVLYKTHPQAVHLVMTATPERLGKDQLGEHLETLVASPAPSKLQQMGFLAPMRYYSMPPDGVANLKGIKTVRGDYDEVGLKNACDRPELIDKIVQEWQRLVHGKRTIAFCVDIEHARHVAQAFRKVGIPADTVEGGTPIKERHRLYRDLRDQRLLVLTSCNVISIGFDEPSVEVGLLLRPTQSSALHFQQIGRVMRISPQTHKVCGIILDQAGNLERLGFPEDIKEYRLPLKKDGSSGGKPPPMKPCPQCGRIVYAFVVKCPDCNHQWLSDRPLNLEDMVEIYSRDQAHQINDIPTLIELFHSHRRRAYQRGNAPTWAERSFWEHCGRWPQSSWYRGSIFGNRPSAQQQLDYLSYLQSSARRLGKREDWIVEEFEKECGQGSFQQLANWRRAQYPS from the coding sequence ATGTCCCCATCGCCGCCACAACTGCGTCCTTATCAAATAGAACTCATCAATGATCTCTATCGCACGTTAAACCAAGGCCATCGGCGAGTTGCCATTATCGCTGGTACTGGTGCTGGTAAAACTGTAATCAGCGGACAAATCTGCGCTCATGCTGAGGCAGCAGGTAAGCGGCTGATGTTTTTAGTGCACCTAGATGTGCTAGTAGGGCAAACCTACGAAAAGATGAAGGCCTTTGGCCTCCATTGCGGCTTCATTAAGGCAGGCTGGGAGGAGGATCGCAACGCTCCCATTCAAATTGCTAGTGTTCAGACCATGGCCCAGCGTAAATGGTGGCGCACATGGCCCGCAGATGTCGTGTTCTATGACGAAGGGCATACCACCTTGTTTAGCCGCATCGGTAAGTCGGTGCTTTACAAGACGCATCCTCAGGCGGTGCATTTGGTCATGACTGCCACACCAGAGCGTCTCGGGAAGGATCAACTGGGAGAACATCTGGAGACGTTAGTGGCTTCGCCAGCGCCAAGCAAGCTACAGCAGATGGGGTTTCTGGCGCCCATGCGCTATTACAGCATGCCGCCGGATGGTGTGGCTAATCTCAAGGGCATTAAAACTGTGCGGGGTGACTATGACGAAGTAGGCCTCAAGAATGCATGCGATCGCCCGGAACTCATCGACAAAATTGTGCAGGAATGGCAACGACTAGTCCACGGTAAACGAACCATTGCCTTTTGTGTGGATATTGAGCACGCTCGCCATGTGGCTCAGGCCTTCCGTAAAGTAGGCATCCCAGCCGATACGGTAGAGGGAGGAACACCCATTAAGGAGCGACATCGCCTATATCGTGACTTACGTGACCAACGGCTTTTGGTGCTGACCTCCTGCAATGTTATTAGCATTGGGTTTGATGAGCCCAGTGTCGAAGTAGGGTTGCTATTGCGTCCGACCCAGTCTAGCGCCCTTCATTTTCAACAGATTGGCCGAGTGATGAGAATTTCACCCCAAACCCATAAGGTCTGTGGAATCATTTTGGACCAAGCGGGAAATCTGGAACGGCTGGGGTTTCCAGAGGACATCAAGGAATATCGACTGCCCCTGAAAAAGGACGGATCTAGCGGTGGCAAACCACCCCCGATGAAACCATGTCCGCAATGCGGGCGGATTGTCTATGCCTTTGTGGTCAAGTGTCCTGACTGTAATCACCAATGGTTGAGTGACCGCCCTCTGAATCTGGAGGATATGGTAGAGATTTACTCGCGAGATCAGGCCCATCAAATCAACGACATCCCAACACTGATCGAGTTGTTCCATAGTCACCGGCGCCGGGCCTATCAACGGGGCAATGCCCCGACTTGGGCCGAGCGCTCCTTTTGGGAGCATTGTGGCCGTTGGCCTCAAAGCAGCTGGTACCGAGGCTCTATCTTTGGCAATCGACCCAGTGCACAACAGCAGCTAGACTATCTCAGCTATCTCCAGAGCAGTGCTAGGCGCTTGGGTAAGCGGGAAGACTGGATCGTAGAGGAATTTGAGAAGGAATGTGGCCAAGGTAGCTTTCAGCAATTAGCTAACTGGCGACGGGCCCAATACCCGAGCTAG
- a CDS encoding thioredoxin family protein: MSISVNENTFKREVMESSTPVLVHFWAPWCGLCKMISPVLEHFQSEWHDYIRLIDINADENLKLANFYRLTTLPTLMFFDHGHLYQRLDTFRGKDDLRMVLDAFMRSREMEGYIANLTPIYPYTRGRSD; this comes from the coding sequence ATGTCAATTTCTGTTAACGAAAACACCTTTAAGAGAGAGGTAATGGAGTCATCTACTCCTGTCTTAGTTCATTTTTGGGCACCCTGGTGCGGTTTATGTAAGATGATCTCGCCCGTGCTAGAGCACTTCCAGAGTGAATGGCACGACTACATTCGGTTGATAGATATTAATGCGGATGAGAACCTAAAACTCGCCAATTTCTATCGCCTTACGACGTTACCGACCCTCATGTTCTTTGACCATGGCCATCTTTATCAGCGCCTAGACACCTTCCGGGGCAAAGATGATTTGCGCATGGTCTTGGACGCCTTTATGCGTAGCCGTGAGATGGAAGGGTATATCGCTAATTTGACACCAATTTATCCGTATACTCGCGGGCGATCTGACTAG
- the nadA gene encoding quinolinate synthase NadA produces MFTTSLPKSSYPDSSIDLFEAVERLKQELNAVILAHYYQEPDIQDVADYIGDSLGLSQKAATTDADVIVFAGVHFMAETAKILNPEKQVLLPDLDAGCSLADTCPPDAFAAFKAAHPNHLVVSYINCSAAIKAMSDIICTSSNAVKLIQQIPAEQPIIFAPDRNLGRYVMAQTGRDMVLWQGSCIVHETFSEKKLVQLQMEYPTAEVIAHPECEEPVLQRAHFIGSTTALLNYAKQSQTQQFIVVTESGIIHQMQKQLPHKFFIPAPPMNQCACNECPHMRLNTLEKLHQAMIHRRPEIVLPEDVRQAALRPIQRMLEMS; encoded by the coding sequence GTGTTTACCACGTCTTTGCCTAAGTCCTCCTATCCAGATAGCTCAATTGATTTGTTTGAGGCTGTAGAACGGCTCAAACAGGAGCTTAATGCAGTAATCCTAGCTCATTACTACCAAGAGCCCGATATTCAGGATGTGGCCGACTATATTGGTGATTCCCTAGGACTGTCTCAAAAAGCCGCCACTACAGATGCTGATGTAATCGTGTTTGCCGGTGTTCACTTTATGGCGGAAACTGCCAAAATTCTCAATCCAGAGAAGCAGGTGCTATTGCCAGATCTAGATGCGGGCTGCTCCTTGGCGGATACCTGCCCTCCTGATGCTTTTGCAGCCTTCAAGGCAGCTCACCCTAACCATTTAGTGGTGTCTTACATTAATTGCTCAGCGGCGATTAAGGCGATGAGCGACATCATTTGCACGAGCTCTAATGCGGTGAAACTGATACAACAAATTCCGGCCGAGCAACCCATTATTTTTGCCCCAGATCGCAATCTGGGCCGCTATGTCATGGCCCAAACAGGACGAGACATGGTGCTGTGGCAGGGAAGCTGCATTGTTCATGAAACCTTTTCTGAGAAGAAGTTGGTTCAACTGCAGATGGAATATCCGACGGCTGAGGTAATTGCCCATCCTGAATGTGAAGAGCCAGTGTTGCAACGGGCCCATTTTATTGGCTCCACAACTGCGTTGCTCAACTATGCCAAGCAGAGTCAGACACAACAGTTCATCGTGGTTACGGAGTCAGGCATTATCCACCAGATGCAGAAGCAGTTGCCCCACAAGTTCTTCATTCCAGCACCCCCAATGAATCAGTGCGCCTGCAACGAGTGTCCTCATATGCGCTTAAATACCCTGGAAAAGCTGCATCAAGCCATGATCCATCGGCGACCTGAAATCGTGCTTCCAGAGGATGTACGGCAAGCGGCTCTGCGGCCAATCCAACGCATGTTGGAGATGAGTTAG
- a CDS encoding 3'(2'),5'-bisphosphate nucleotidase CysQ family protein codes for MAPLATAELDAIQQLLLACGQQARQAATQVFEVFEKGQDDYVTSVDRALDQQLFQGFSRWFPQDGIITEENVASQSAFDQRHKRLWLIDPIDGTDNFIKQGRFYAIMVGLLQQSRPQAGWIYAPALDRLYWGGPDWGLFQAEAGNSYPLKPQPPEDTLRCDRILLGDKDRRRFGDAIARHSAALPWDAVGSFGLKVLAVMQGKASLYLYLNGRVKLWDTTGPLALATTAGLTCCDLAGNPIRFDGNAVDQQTLTHHQAILIGWPRRVDVLRPQIKRAVAEVLATETPVT; via the coding sequence ATGGCGCCCCTTGCGACTGCCGAACTCGATGCTATCCAGCAACTGTTATTAGCGTGTGGCCAGCAGGCTAGACAAGCGGCTACTCAAGTTTTTGAGGTCTTTGAAAAAGGGCAAGATGACTATGTCACCAGCGTCGATCGAGCTTTAGATCAACAGTTGTTCCAGGGCTTCTCTCGCTGGTTTCCTCAAGATGGCATCATTACGGAAGAGAATGTTGCCTCTCAATCCGCCTTTGACCAACGCCATAAGCGGCTCTGGTTGATTGATCCCATTGACGGGACGGATAATTTCATTAAACAAGGTCGGTTCTACGCCATCATGGTGGGACTATTGCAGCAGTCTCGCCCCCAAGCAGGCTGGATCTATGCCCCGGCGCTAGACCGTCTATATTGGGGAGGGCCTGACTGGGGATTATTCCAAGCTGAGGCTGGCAACTCTTACCCACTGAAACCGCAGCCGCCTGAAGACACCCTTAGGTGCGATCGCATCCTATTGGGTGATAAAGATCGACGCCGATTCGGCGATGCGATCGCCCGGCATAGTGCTGCCCTTCCCTGGGATGCCGTTGGCAGTTTTGGCCTGAAAGTACTGGCGGTCATGCAGGGAAAAGCCAGTTTATATCTCTACCTCAATGGTCGTGTTAAGCTCTGGGACACCACCGGTCCCCTAGCCCTAGCTACCACTGCCGGTCTTACCTGTTGCGATCTAGCAGGCAATCCCATCCGCTTCGATGGTAACGCCGTAGATCAACAGACCCTGACCCACCATCAAGCCATCCTAATAGGATGGCCCCGGCGAGTCGATGTCCTCAGACCTCAGATAAAACGGGCTGTCGCCGAGGTCCTAGCCACCGAAACCCCAGTTACCTAA